A segment of the Anaerolineae bacterium genome:
ATCGAAGGGCAACAGCAAATGCTGCAGGCAGCCTACCGCTGCCGCCAGTTGCTGCTGGACCTGGCCGAAGAGGCGAGCGACCTGACTGCCCTGCAACTGACCCTGCGGGTGCGCTACGGAGCCGCCATGCGCGCTCACGACCGGATCCGCGCCCGCCAGAACGGGACACCTGCCGCACGCAGCGCCCAGTGGTGGGAGGCACTGGGCGATATGCAGTATTATGCCCACCTGCAGGCCAGCCTGAATGAACTGCTGCGCCAGTATACCGAAGAGGAAATCCAGCAGGAGATCCGCCGGGCGGCCCGCGCCCGCGATCTCTCCTCCACCGCCGAGCATGACGAAATCCTGCACGCTATGGCCAGCGCAGAAGCTTCCGCCGGGAGTAAGCTGGCGCTGGTGCGCCATGATCCCCGCCTGCCCGCGCCGGGCGACGATGATGAACAGATTTCCTGAGCGCAACGGAGGGGATTGGGAATACAGGCAGTAAGAAGTGGGCAGGAGGCCTCCTGGCCTCCTTGCTCGCCTCTGCCCTGCCTCCTGATCTCCCGGCCTCTGTTCTGGCCGCGGATGCTTGCCTTTTGGCCAGCAGCGGGTAGCATTATGGGGCAACGCGCCCCCTGGCGCGCCTGGAATCGCCTATTACGTCGCACGTTGGCTTGTTGAGGAGAGCATTATGACGGCTGAGACACGGCAGCGCAAAGCAGCCCGCGACCTGGAACGTCGGCGGAAGCAGCAGCTTTACCTGCTGATTGCGATCGTCGCAGTGGCGGTTGTGGCGCTGGGAGTAATCGTCCTGACAACGCAGCAACTCACCCAGAGCGCGCAGCAGGCCGCCCAGATCGCGGAGAGCGAGACCTACGCCGGAATCGAGCGTTCGGTGACCGAGGATGACAAGTTTGCGCTGGGCAATCCTGATGCCCCGCTTACCATTGCCGAATACTCATCGTTCAGTTGCGGCCACTGCCTGGGCTTCCATGACAACCAGTTTCCACAACTGCTGGAATACATTCGAGATGGTTCGGTCTACTTCGTGTACGTCCCGGTCGCCTTTGACCAGTACGCCGCTGCTGCTACTGTAGCCGCCTACTGCGCGGGCCAGCAGGACAGGTTCTGGGAGATGCACGACATCCTCTTCGGCTACTTCGCCGAGTTCAGCATCAACGGCTACACCCGGGGCCGCTTTGATGCTGCGGCTAACGCCCTGGGCCTGGATCAGGCAGCCTTTGACACCTGCCTTGAGTCGTCCGAAGCGTCAAACTGGATGTCGGCTTCCACCGACCTGCTCCGCCAGCTGGCCCAGGAGTATCCCGAGGTGACCGGCACGCCAACCCTGACCTTCAACGGCGTCCCGCCGGAGTGGGGTTCGGGCGCGCCGCCCATGGACTTCATCCGTCAGAAGATCGCCGAAGCTGCCGGTTAACGGCCCACCGGGGACGAACCAGCATGATCGTCGTCGATGCGCACCAGGACATCGCCTATAACGCGCTGCAATACGGACGGGACTACACCCGCAGCGCCTGGGCGACCCGTCAACAGGAAGCCGCCGCCGGTCGTTTGTCCGGCGGCCTGGCGGCCAATGGGCTGCCGGATGCCCTGCTGGGGCGTCTGGCAGTCATTTTTGCCACCCTCTTCGCAGAGCCAGACTGGGCGCCCTTTACGGCGGACAAAAAGCTCGGCTACAGCACGCCGGAACAGGCTTACCGCCAGGCCCTGCGCCAGTGGGACTACTATCAGCGGCTGGCTGACGAACACCCGCAAATCGCCCTGATCCGTACACAGGGCGATCTGGACGCCGTGCTGGCAAGCTGGGCGCCGGGGACAACGCTGGCCGATCACAGGGTAGGGCTGGCCCTGCTCATGGAAGGAGCCGACCCGATCCTGGAGCCGCGCCAGGTTGAGGAATGGGTGGAGCGCGGCGTGCGCATCATCGGCCCAGCCTGGTCAGAGACGCGCTACGCGGGCGGCACCGGTCGCCCCGGCCCGTTGACGCCCCTGGGCCGCGAATTGCTGGACACGATGGCCGGCTTCAACCTGATCCTGGACATCAGCCACATGACCGAAGAAGGCCTGCTGGAGGCGCTCGATCGCTATCCGGGGCCGATCATCGCCAGCCACAGCAACCCGGCCACCTTCTGGGATAACCACCGCAACCTGGCCGACCATCACATCCTGCGCCTGGCCGAACGCGACGGTGTGATGGGCGTGGTGCTCTACAACCGCTTTATGAATCCGGCCTGGTATCCTGGCGCCCCCAAGTCCGCAACGCCCCTCCAGCGCGTGGTGGAAGTGATCGATTACGTCTGCCAGTTGACCGGCAGCGCAGCGCATGTGGGCATCGGCACGGACGTCGACGGCGGCTTTGGCGCTGACGAGATGCCTGACGGCATCGACACTGTCACCGACCTGCT
Coding sequences within it:
- a CDS encoding thioredoxin domain-containing protein, which produces MTAETRQRKAARDLERRRKQQLYLLIAIVAVAVVALGVIVLTTQQLTQSAQQAAQIAESETYAGIERSVTEDDKFALGNPDAPLTIAEYSSFSCGHCLGFHDNQFPQLLEYIRDGSVYFVYVPVAFDQYAAAATVAAYCAGQQDRFWEMHDILFGYFAEFSINGYTRGRFDAAANALGLDQAAFDTCLESSEASNWMSASTDLLRQLAQEYPEVTGTPTLTFNGVPPEWGSGAPPMDFIRQKIAEAAG
- a CDS encoding peptidase M19, coding for MIVVDAHQDIAYNALQYGRDYTRSAWATRQQEAAAGRLSGGLAANGLPDALLGRLAVIFATLFAEPDWAPFTADKKLGYSTPEQAYRQALRQWDYYQRLADEHPQIALIRTQGDLDAVLASWAPGTTLADHRVGLALLMEGADPILEPRQVEEWVERGVRIIGPAWSETRYAGGTGRPGPLTPLGRELLDTMAGFNLILDISHMTEEGLLEALDRYPGPIIASHSNPATFWDNHRNLADHHILRLAERDGVMGVVLYNRFMNPAWYPGAPKSATPLQRVVEVIDYVCQLTGSAAHVGIGTDVDGGFGADEMPDGIDTVTDLLQIGEALQARGFNPSDVEAIMGGNFLRVLRRALPA